Proteins encoded within one genomic window of Thiothrix litoralis:
- a CDS encoding NAD(P)/FAD-dependent oxidoreductase, with protein sequence MIRITDLRLPLEYPADSLSTAIAERLGITIAELLDFNVFKRGYDARKRDAIVLVYTIDVTVQDEVALLVTFSADPHIKLAPDTTYRFVAHLQEAPDLRPVIVGFGPCGLMAGLVLAQMGFRPIILERGKKVRERTKDTWGLWRKNQLNPESNVQFGEGGAGTFSDGKLYSQIKDPKHYGRKVLTEFVKAGAPEEILYVSKPHIGTFRLVKMVENMRAQIEALGGEIRFQQQVTDVLIEDGHLRGVMLATGEQIRTDHVILALGHSARDTFQMLHERGVFMEQKPFSLGFRIEHPQTLIDQARFGKHAGNELLGAADYKLVHHAKNGRDVYSFCMCPGGQVVAAASEPGRVVTNGMSQYSRAERNANAGIVVGITPKDYPGNPLAGIEFQRQWESRAYELGGGNYEAPGQLVGDFIKGIASTQLGSVEPSYQPGVHLTDLATSLPKYAIEAIREALPAFERQIKGFSMYDAVLTGVETRTSSPLRITRGEDLQSLNVKGLFPAGEGAGYAGGILSAGVDGIRVAEALATQLTEANHDRNYPHKLA encoded by the coding sequence ATGATACGTATTACCGACTTGCGTCTACCCCTAGAATACCCTGCCGATTCCCTATCTACTGCCATTGCGGAACGCTTAGGCATTACGATTGCTGAGTTGCTGGATTTTAACGTATTCAAACGGGGTTACGATGCCCGCAAGCGCGATGCCATCGTGTTGGTCTACACCATTGACGTGACGGTGCAGGATGAGGTGGCGCTTCTGGTGACATTCTCTGCTGACCCGCACATCAAGCTTGCCCCCGATACTACTTACCGTTTTGTCGCACATCTGCAAGAAGCACCCGATTTGCGTCCGGTGATCGTGGGTTTTGGCCCGTGTGGGTTAATGGCAGGCTTGGTACTGGCACAAATGGGTTTCCGCCCAATCATTCTGGAACGTGGTAAAAAAGTCCGCGAACGCACCAAGGATACTTGGGGGCTATGGCGCAAAAACCAGCTAAACCCCGAATCCAACGTGCAATTTGGTGAAGGTGGCGCCGGTACTTTTTCCGACGGCAAGCTCTACAGCCAGATCAAAGATCCTAAGCATTACGGGCGCAAGGTGCTGACTGAATTCGTCAAAGCCGGTGCGCCAGAAGAAATCCTCTACGTTAGCAAGCCGCACATCGGTACTTTCCGTCTGGTCAAAATGGTGGAAAATATGCGTGCCCAGATCGAAGCACTGGGTGGCGAAATCCGTTTCCAGCAGCAAGTAACCGATGTGCTGATCGAAGATGGGCATCTACGTGGGGTGATGTTGGCAACGGGTGAACAAATCCGCACCGATCACGTTATTCTCGCGCTGGGGCACAGTGCGCGGGATACGTTCCAGATGCTGCATGAGCGCGGTGTGTTCATGGAACAGAAGCCATTTTCGCTCGGTTTCCGCATTGAACACCCACAAACCCTGATTGATCAGGCGCGTTTCGGCAAACATGCGGGCAATGAATTGCTGGGCGCGGCAGATTACAAGCTGGTACACCACGCCAAAAATGGACGCGATGTGTACAGTTTCTGCATGTGTCCGGGCGGGCAAGTTGTGGCGGCGGCTTCCGAGCCGGGGCGGGTGGTCACCAATGGTATGAGCCAATATTCCCGCGCCGAACGTAATGCCAATGCAGGGATTGTGGTCGGCATCACCCCGAAAGATTACCCCGGTAATCCGCTAGCGGGCATCGAATTCCAGCGTCAATGGGAATCGCGTGCTTACGAACTCGGCGGCGGCAATTACGAAGCGCCGGGGCAGTTAGTGGGCGATTTCATCAAAGGCATTGCGTCAACGCAACTGGGTTCGGTGGAACCTTCCTACCAACCCGGCGTACACCTCACCGATCTGGCGACCAGCCTACCGAAATATGCGATTGAAGCCATCCGTGAAGCACTGCCTGCTTTTGAGCGTCAAATCAAAGGTTTCTCGATGTATGATGCCGTGTTGACTGGGGTGGAAACCCGCACCTCCTCACCGTTGCGTATCACTCGTGGCGAAGACCTGCAAAGCCTAAACGTTAAAGGGCTTTTTCCGGCTGGCGAAGGCGCGGGGTATGCTGGGGGTATTCTCTCGGCAGGCGTGGATGGCATTCGCGTCGCCGAGGCATTGGCTACCCAATTAACGGAGGCAAATCATGACCGGAATTATCCGCACAAGCTGGCATAA
- the recA gene encoding recombinase RecA, whose amino-acid sequence MDENKKKALAAALGQIERQYGKGAVMRMGDSSASRDIESISTGSLGLDIALGIGGLPKGRVVEIYGPESSGKTTLTLQVIAECQKLGGTAAFVDAEHALDPIYAQKLGVNVDDLLVSQPDNGEQALEITDMLVRSGAVDIVVVDSVAALTPKAEIEGDMGDSHVGLQARLMSQALRKLTGNIKRSNTMVIFINQIRMKIGVMFGNPETTTGGNALKFYASVRLDIRRIGAIKKGDEITGSETRVKVVKNKVAPPFKQAEFEILYGEGISREGELVDLGAKQGLIGKAGAWYSYKGDKIGQGKDNARNYLKEHPAAAAEIEKAIREAAFSTPDFAPSAVEESDVEDDEV is encoded by the coding sequence ATGGACGAGAACAAAAAGAAAGCCTTAGCCGCCGCCTTAGGTCAGATTGAGCGCCAATACGGTAAGGGCGCTGTGATGCGCATGGGTGATTCCAGCGCCTCCCGTGATATTGAATCGATTTCCACCGGGTCATTGGGTCTGGATATTGCCCTAGGTATCGGTGGTTTGCCCAAAGGCCGTGTGGTCGAAATTTACGGCCCGGAATCTTCCGGCAAAACCACGCTGACCCTGCAAGTGATTGCCGAATGCCAAAAGCTCGGCGGTACAGCCGCATTCGTGGATGCGGAACACGCCCTTGACCCGATTTACGCGCAAAAACTCGGCGTAAACGTGGATGACCTGCTGGTTTCTCAGCCGGATAATGGTGAGCAAGCGTTGGAAATTACCGATATGCTGGTGCGTTCCGGCGCAGTTGACATTGTAGTGGTGGACTCGGTAGCGGCTTTGACCCCGAAAGCTGAAATCGAAGGCGATATGGGCGACTCACACGTTGGCTTACAAGCGCGTCTGATGTCACAAGCCTTGAGAAAATTGACCGGGAACATCAAGCGTTCCAATACCATGGTGATTTTCATCAACCAGATTCGGATGAAAATCGGTGTTATGTTTGGCAACCCGGAAACCACCACCGGCGGTAATGCGCTGAAATTCTACGCTTCGGTACGTCTCGACATTCGCCGCATTGGTGCGATCAAGAAGGGCGACGAAATCACCGGTTCTGAAACCCGCGTGAAAGTGGTCAAGAACAAGGTGGCGCCACCGTTTAAGCAAGCTGAGTTTGAAATCCTCTACGGTGAAGGCATTTCCCGCGAAGGCGAATTGGTTGATTTGGGTGCTAAACAAGGACTGATTGGCAAAGCAGGTGCATGGTACAGTTATAAAGGTGATAAAATTGGCCAAGGTAAGGACAATGCGCGTAATTACCTGAAAGAACACCCGGCCGCTGCGGCTGAAATTGAAAAAGCGATCCGCGAAGCCGCATTTAGTACGCCCGATTTTGCCCCCTCTGCTGTTGAAGAATCGGATGTAGAGGACGACGAGGTATAA
- the csrA gene encoding carbon storage regulator CsrA: MLILTRRVGETLMIGDNISVTVLGVKGNQVRLGINAPKDVAVHREEIFERIRHEQIEAVAIEENIN; this comes from the coding sequence ATGTTGATTCTGACACGGAGGGTGGGAGAAACTCTCATGATTGGGGATAATATCAGCGTTACGGTATTAGGGGTTAAAGGCAATCAGGTACGTTTAGGTATTAATGCACCTAAAGATGTTGCCGTACACCGCGAAGAAATCTTTGAACGCATCCGTCATGAACAAATTGAAGCGGTTGCTATCGAAGAAAATATAAATTAG
- a CDS encoding replication-associated recombination protein A: protein MRPALLDEYAGQLHLLAVGKPLRRAIEESRPHSMLFWGPPGTGKTTLARLITHYWEAEFLTLSAVLAGVKEIRAAVEVARQNRDQFGSKTVLFVDEVHRFNKAQQDAFLPHIEDGTLLFIGATTENPSFELNNALLSRVRTYVLRALAVDDITAVLQRALQDTAKGLGDLHVQASEGVLEALAAAADGDARRAMNWLEIAADLAEDTSAGLQITDATVKEVVAESLRRFDKGGDLFYEQISALHKSVRGTDPDAALYWLCRMLDGGCDPLYIARRVVRMASEDIGNADPRGLQLALNAWDAFERLGSPEGELMIAQAVVYLACAPKSNAVYTAYKLARADAQQSGSLDVPMHLRNAPTKLMKALDYGKGYRYAHDEKDAVAVGETYFPDALKGRRYYEPVERGLEIKIREKLGALRRG, encoded by the coding sequence ATGCGCCCGGCGTTGCTCGATGAGTACGCCGGGCAGCTTCACCTGCTCGCTGTCGGCAAACCGCTGCGGCGAGCCATCGAAGAATCCCGCCCACACTCGATGCTCTTCTGGGGGCCACCCGGAACCGGCAAAACCACTTTGGCGCGTTTGATTACCCATTACTGGGAAGCTGAATTCCTTACCTTGTCGGCAGTATTGGCGGGGGTAAAGGAAATCCGGGCGGCGGTGGAGGTGGCGCGTCAAAATCGCGATCAGTTTGGCAGTAAAACCGTGCTGTTCGTCGATGAAGTCCACCGCTTCAACAAGGCGCAGCAGGATGCTTTCTTGCCGCATATCGAAGACGGCACGCTGCTGTTTATTGGTGCGACCACCGAAAATCCTTCCTTTGAACTGAATAACGCGCTGTTGTCGCGGGTGCGTACCTACGTGCTGCGGGCGCTGGCGGTGGATGACATTACGGCAGTGTTGCAACGCGCTTTGCAGGACACAGCGAAGGGGCTGGGGGATTTGCACGTACAAGCCAGTGAGGGTGTGTTGGAAGCGCTGGCGGCGGCGGCTGATGGTGATGCACGTCGGGCGATGAACTGGCTGGAAATTGCGGCGGATTTGGCGGAAGACACTTCGGCAGGTTTGCAGATTACCGATGCCACGGTGAAGGAAGTGGTGGCGGAATCGTTGCGGCGTTTCGATAAGGGTGGCGACCTGTTTTACGAGCAGATTTCAGCCTTGCACAAGTCGGTGCGCGGCACTGACCCGGATGCGGCTTTGTATTGGCTTTGTCGGATGTTGGATGGTGGTTGTGACCCGCTGTACATTGCGCGGCGTGTGGTGCGTATGGCGAGTGAGGATATTGGCAATGCTGATCCACGTGGCTTGCAACTGGCGCTGAATGCGTGGGATGCGTTTGAACGGTTGGGTAGCCCGGAAGGTGAGTTGATGATTGCGCAGGCGGTGGTGTATCTGGCGTGTGCGCCCAAGAGCAATGCGGTGTATACGGCGTACAAGCTGGCGCGGGCGGATGCGCAGCAGTCGGGTTCGTTGGATGTGCCGATGCATTTGCGTAATGCCCCAACCAAGCTGATGAAAGCGCTGGATTACGGCAAGGGTTATCGTTATGCGCACGATGAAAAAGATGCGGTTGCCGTGGGGGAGACTTATTTCCCGGATGCGCTGAAGGGGCGGCGTTATTACGAGCCAGTGGAACGCGGGTTGGAGATCAAGATTCGCGAGAAGCTGGGGGCGTTGCGGCGGGGGTGA
- a CDS encoding regulatory protein RecX gives MADERGCEAVAVRLLAQREHSRYELAQKVRQRCECDQASLDQVLDKLQDMGYLDDARYAAAFIRSSISRGRGAQRISYELREQGVDNAIASQALAEADVDWHVLASEQREKKFGREIPADYKERARQSRFLAGRGFYTDAIKAAFQ, from the coding sequence ATGGCTGACGAGCGGGGCTGTGAAGCGGTTGCGGTGCGATTGTTGGCACAACGTGAGCATTCCCGTTATGAGCTGGCGCAAAAAGTGCGCCAGCGCTGCGAGTGTGATCAGGCGAGCTTGGATCAGGTGTTGGATAAATTGCAGGACATGGGGTATCTGGATGATGCCCGTTATGCGGCTGCATTCATCCGTTCATCCATTTCAAGAGGGCGTGGGGCGCAGCGAATTAGCTATGAATTACGTGAGCAGGGCGTGGATAATGCCATTGCTTCACAAGCATTGGCGGAAGCCGATGTGGATTGGCATGTGCTGGCCAGTGAACAGCGCGAGAAAAAATTTGGCAGGGAAATCCCTGCGGATTACAAGGAACGCGCCCGGCAGTCTCGATTTCTCGCCGGGCGCGGTTTTTATACCGATGCGATTAAAGCTGCTTTCCAATGA
- a CDS encoding ferredoxin--NADP reductase, with protein sequence MTGIIRTSWHNAEVLSNQRWTERLLTLRIKTEPLPFIAGQFVTLRLPITTDGNTELVAKSYSLINAPEEAVLEVFYNIVPNGKLSNALAGLQAGDSLEISQPAKGFFVLDEIPKVPNLWMIATGTGLGPYLSILKTAQPWERFQKIVLVHGVPLVNELAYPDLIQGLLAEHPQQFHFISCVTREANPEGLEGRITTNLESGALEQAAGTHISAEDTHVMLCGNHNMLNDMKELLAKRGMQRHLRHKPGHITTEQYF encoded by the coding sequence ATGACCGGAATTATCCGCACAAGCTGGCATAACGCTGAGGTATTAAGCAATCAGCGTTGGACCGAGCGCCTGCTAACCTTACGCATTAAAACCGAGCCTTTGCCGTTCATCGCCGGACAGTTTGTGACCTTGCGCTTGCCCATCACCACGGATGGTAATACCGAGCTGGTGGCAAAATCCTATTCCCTGATCAATGCGCCTGAGGAGGCGGTGCTGGAAGTTTTCTACAATATCGTTCCCAATGGCAAACTTTCCAACGCTCTGGCTGGCTTGCAGGCGGGCGATAGTCTGGAAATTTCTCAGCCAGCCAAAGGCTTTTTTGTGCTGGATGAAATCCCTAAAGTGCCTAATTTGTGGATGATTGCCACGGGAACCGGCCTTGGCCCCTACCTCTCGATCCTCAAAACTGCCCAGCCGTGGGAACGTTTCCAGAAAATCGTGCTGGTGCATGGCGTGCCGTTGGTCAACGAACTGGCGTATCCCGACTTGATTCAAGGCTTGCTGGCCGAGCACCCGCAACAGTTCCATTTCATCTCTTGCGTCACCCGCGAAGCTAACCCGGAAGGCTTGGAAGGGCGTATTACCACCAACCTTGAATCCGGTGCACTTGAACAGGCCGCAGGCACTCACATCAGTGCGGAAGACACGCACGTTATGCTGTGCGGCAACCACAATATGCTGAATGACATGAAAGAATTACTAGCAAAACGCGGGATGCAACGTCATTTGCGTCACAAGCCGGGTCATATCACCACGGAACAGTATTTTTAG
- the lolA gene encoding outer membrane lipoprotein chaperone LolA, which yields MKISFTKTLAVVVAMGLMSTSAWAGGREKLDEFFTKVTTMQSAFTQQVVDDKGALRQSSSGNVFLSRPGKFRWEYAAPDKHEIVADGKNVWIYDVELDQVTVKPMTQALSSAPVGMLTQKQPVDKQFNVQEMEAEGSALEWFRLTPKKKDSDFTSMDLGISATGVEEMILGDKFGQQTYIKFQGLRTDINIDASRFNFTPPKGADVIGKAS from the coding sequence ATGAAAATAAGTTTTACCAAAACACTGGCAGTCGTCGTGGCAATGGGCTTGATGAGCACGAGTGCATGGGCAGGGGGACGTGAAAAGCTGGATGAGTTTTTCACCAAAGTAACGACTATGCAGTCGGCCTTTACCCAGCAAGTGGTGGATGACAAAGGTGCCTTGCGCCAATCATCCAGCGGTAATGTGTTCCTGTCGCGCCCCGGCAAATTCCGCTGGGAATATGCCGCACCCGATAAACACGAGATCGTGGCCGATGGTAAAAACGTTTGGATTTACGATGTGGAATTGGATCAGGTCACGGTCAAACCAATGACTCAAGCGCTGTCATCCGCACCTGTCGGGATGCTGACCCAGAAGCAACCGGTCGATAAGCAATTCAACGTGCAGGAAATGGAAGCCGAAGGCAGTGCGCTGGAGTGGTTCCGCTTGACACCGAAGAAAAAAGACTCTGATTTCACCAGTATGGATTTGGGCATCAGCGCCACAGGTGTTGAGGAAATGATCCTCGGTGACAAGTTTGGTCAGCAGACTTACATCAAGTTCCAAGGGTTGCGCACGGACATTAATATCGACGCTAGCCGCTTCAATTTCACGCCACCCAAAGGGGCAGACGTGATCGGCAAGGCTTCTTGA
- the alaS gene encoding alanine--tRNA ligase — protein MNTAELRQQFLDFFASKGHEIVPSSSLVPGNDPTLLFTNAGMVQFKDVFLGMDKRSYHRATTSQRCVRAGGKHNDLENVGYTARHHTFFEMLGNFSFGDYFKEDAIKYAWEFLTETLKLPKGKLWVTVYADDDEAYTIWAQQIGVPADRITRIGDNKGAAYASDNFWQMGDTGPCGPCTEIFYDHGEHIWGGPPGTPEEDGDRYIEIWNLVFMQYERTKDGTMIPLPKPSVDTGMGMERLAAVMQGVHSNYEIDLFQTLLSKGLSLAKNADANNPSLKVIADHIRSCSFLIVDGVLPSNEGRGYVLRRIIRRAIRHGYKLGMEAPFFHKLVQPLVDEMGTAYPELAKAQPQVEQALEKEERRFAETLEQGMKILEDAIAGMSGDTIDGETVFKLYDTYGFPVDLTGDIARERNLKLDEAGFETAMNAQRERARAAGKFGADYGDKLDVSGETAFHGYGTLTETASITALFSQGTAIECLQEGAEGQIVLDHTPFYAESGGQVGDSGVLHTDTAVFRVADTRKQGKTFIHTGKVEFGELSVGTAVVAEVDAERRQAIILNHSATHLMHAALREVLGEHVEQKGSQVTPERLRFDFSQPDAVTPEQLAAVEAIVNREIRSNAATLAQVMSMEDAKKSGAMALFGEKYGDEVRVLKIGFSTELCGGCHVNRTGDIGLFKIISEGGVAAGVRRIEAVTGANALAWFGDVTNRLDSVARLLKSNPVEVTDKLDAMLQKNRALEKELEQLKGKMASQAGSGLADQAVDIGGIRVLAANLEGADPKSLRDTVDQLKNKLGKAVVILAAVADGKVSLVAGVTKDETAKVKAGELLGFVAGQIGGKGGGRPDMAQGGGTDVAALPAALAAVAGWVSERV, from the coding sequence ATGAATACTGCTGAACTCAGACAACAATTTCTCGATTTTTTTGCCAGCAAAGGCCATGAAATCGTCCCGTCCAGCTCTTTAGTGCCGGGCAATGACCCGACCTTGCTGTTTACCAACGCGGGCATGGTGCAATTCAAGGATGTGTTCCTTGGCATGGATAAACGCAGCTATCACCGCGCTACCACGTCGCAGCGCTGTGTGCGGGCGGGCGGTAAGCACAACGATCTGGAAAACGTCGGTTATACCGCGCGTCACCACACGTTTTTTGAAATGCTGGGTAATTTCAGTTTCGGTGACTATTTCAAGGAAGACGCTATCAAGTATGCGTGGGAATTCCTGACTGAAACCCTGAAGTTACCTAAGGGCAAGCTGTGGGTCACGGTGTATGCCGATGATGATGAAGCCTACACTATCTGGGCGCAGCAGATTGGTGTGCCTGCCGACCGCATTACCCGTATCGGTGATAATAAGGGGGCAGCTTATGCGTCCGATAATTTCTGGCAAATGGGCGATACCGGGCCGTGTGGACCTTGCACCGAGATTTTCTATGACCACGGTGAGCATATTTGGGGTGGCCCACCGGGAACGCCAGAGGAAGATGGCGACCGTTACATCGAAATCTGGAATCTGGTGTTCATGCAATACGAGCGCACCAAAGATGGCACGATGATTCCATTGCCCAAGCCTTCCGTCGATACTGGCATGGGCATGGAGCGGTTGGCAGCGGTGATGCAGGGCGTACACAGCAACTACGAAATCGACCTGTTCCAAACCTTGCTGAGCAAAGGGTTGTCCCTCGCGAAAAATGCTGATGCGAATAACCCGTCGTTGAAAGTGATTGCTGACCACATCCGCTCTTGCTCTTTCCTGATTGTCGATGGCGTGTTGCCGTCGAATGAAGGGCGTGGCTATGTCTTGCGCCGCATTATTCGCCGCGCTATCCGTCATGGCTATAAGCTGGGGATGGAAGCGCCATTTTTCCACAAGCTGGTACAGCCGCTGGTGGATGAAATGGGCACGGCTTACCCTGAACTCGCCAAAGCCCAGCCTCAAGTTGAACAAGCGCTGGAAAAAGAAGAACGCCGTTTCGCCGAGACGCTGGAACAGGGCATGAAGATTCTGGAAGACGCCATTGCGGGGATGTCAGGTGATACGATTGATGGCGAAACCGTTTTCAAGCTCTATGATACTTACGGCTTCCCCGTAGATTTAACAGGCGATATTGCCCGCGAGCGTAACCTCAAGCTCGACGAAGCAGGCTTCGAGACAGCGATGAACGCGCAACGTGAGCGTGCGCGTGCGGCAGGCAAATTCGGTGCCGACTACGGCGACAAGCTGGATGTCAGTGGCGAAACTGCTTTCCACGGCTACGGCACTTTGACGGAAACCGCTAGTATTACCGCACTGTTCTCGCAAGGTACTGCTATTGAGTGTTTGCAGGAAGGCGCTGAAGGTCAGATCGTGTTGGATCACACCCCATTTTACGCGGAATCTGGCGGTCAGGTGGGCGATTCCGGGGTTTTGCATACCGATACGGCGGTCTTCCGGGTTGCAGATACGCGCAAGCAGGGCAAAACCTTCATCCACACCGGCAAGGTGGAATTCGGCGAACTGTCCGTCGGTACAGCGGTCGTGGCGGAAGTCGATGCCGAACGTCGTCAGGCCATTATCCTCAACCATTCCGCGACCCACTTGATGCACGCTGCGTTACGCGAAGTGCTGGGCGAGCATGTTGAGCAAAAAGGTTCGCAAGTGACGCCTGAGCGCCTGCGTTTCGACTTTTCCCAGCCGGATGCCGTTACACCAGAGCAGCTGGCCGCTGTTGAAGCCATTGTTAACCGCGAAATCCGCAGCAATGCCGCAACCTTGGCACAAGTCATGAGCATGGAAGACGCCAAAAAATCCGGCGCCATGGCGCTGTTTGGAGAGAAATACGGCGATGAAGTGCGGGTGCTGAAAATCGGTTTCTCTACGGAATTGTGTGGTGGTTGCCACGTCAATCGTACTGGCGATATTGGTCTGTTCAAAATCATCAGTGAAGGTGGTGTGGCAGCAGGTGTTCGGCGTATCGAAGCGGTAACAGGTGCTAACGCGCTGGCATGGTTTGGCGATGTCACCAACCGTCTGGATAGCGTTGCCCGCTTGCTGAAGTCCAACCCTGTCGAAGTGACTGACAAGCTCGACGCTATGCTGCAAAAGAACCGCGCACTGGAAAAAGAGCTGGAGCAACTCAAAGGCAAAATGGCTTCCCAAGCCGGTTCTGGCCTGGCTGACCAAGCGGTGGACATCGGCGGGATACGGGTGCTGGCAGCAAACCTCGAAGGTGCTGACCCTAAATCCTTGCGTGACACGGTTGACCAGTTGAAAAACAAGCTGGGTAAAGCAGTCGTTATTCTGGCGGCTGTTGCCGATGGCAAAGTCAGTTTGGTCGCCGGTGTCACCAAAGACGAAACCGCCAAAGTCAAAGCAGGCGAGTTACTCGGCTTTGTTGCTGGGCAAATCGGTGGCAAGGGCGGCGGTCGCCCGGACATGGCACAAGGTGGCGGCACTGACGTGGCAGCATTACCAGCAGCACTGGCAGCAGTCGCTGGCTGGGTTAGCGAGCGGGTTTAA
- a CDS encoding aspartate kinase has product MALIVQKYGGTSVGSPERIAAVAERVIRWRQKGNDVIVVVSAMSGETNKLVALINAVNPQGSEREKDAILSTGEQVTIGLLAMALEKQGQPARSYTGAQVRILTDEAHTKARIRDIDAEPIRKDLAAGKVVVVAGFQGVTADGSITTLGRGGSDTTGVALAVALKADECQIYTDVDGVYTTDPRVEPKARHIPRLTLEEMLEMASQGSKVLQIRSVEFAYKYDMPIRVLSSFDEFDQGNSTLVTREEDVMEEVSVRGIAFNRDEAQLTVTGVPDRPGVAYQILGPISDANIEVDMIVQNIGSDATTDFTFTIHKNDYAKARDILCKTGKALGAKQCTGDENIAKVAIVGAGMRSHAGVASKMFKTLADEGINIRMISTSEIKVAVVVDEKYLELAVRVLHDAFGLAQATA; this is encoded by the coding sequence ATGGCACTGATCGTACAGAAATACGGCGGCACATCCGTAGGCTCACCCGAACGCATCGCGGCGGTGGCAGAGCGGGTGATTCGCTGGCGACAAAAGGGCAATGATGTCATCGTGGTGGTTTCCGCGATGTCGGGCGAAACCAATAAACTGGTGGCGCTGATCAATGCCGTCAATCCACAAGGTTCCGAGCGCGAAAAAGACGCGATTCTCTCCACGGGCGAACAAGTCACGATTGGCCTGTTGGCGATGGCGCTAGAAAAGCAAGGTCAGCCAGCCCGTTCCTACACTGGGGCGCAGGTTCGCATCCTGACGGATGAGGCGCACACCAAGGCACGTATCCGTGATATTGATGCTGAACCCATCCGCAAGGATCTGGCGGCAGGCAAAGTCGTGGTCGTAGCCGGTTTTCAGGGTGTGACGGCAGATGGCAGCATTACGACCTTAGGGCGCGGCGGTTCCGATACCACTGGTGTGGCGCTGGCGGTTGCTCTCAAAGCAGACGAATGCCAGATTTACACCGATGTGGACGGCGTGTATACCACCGACCCACGTGTTGAACCTAAAGCCCGCCACATCCCGCGCCTGACGCTGGAAGAAATGTTGGAAATGGCTAGCCAAGGTTCCAAAGTGCTGCAAATTCGTTCGGTCGAATTTGCCTACAAATATGATATGCCTATCCGCGTGCTATCCAGTTTTGATGAATTTGATCAAGGCAACAGCACGCTGGTCACTCGTGAGGAAGATGTAATGGAAGAAGTATCCGTCCGTGGTATTGCGTTTAACCGCGACGAAGCCCAATTGACTGTCACGGGCGTGCCTGATCGCCCCGGTGTGGCTTACCAGATTCTGGGGCCGATCTCCGATGCCAATATCGAAGTGGACATGATCGTGCAGAACATTGGCTCTGACGCGACCACTGATTTCACCTTTACGATTCACAAGAACGATTACGCCAAAGCGCGTGACATCCTCTGCAAGACCGGTAAAGCCTTGGGTGCAAAGCAATGTACTGGTGATGAAAATATTGCCAAAGTGGCGATTGTCGGGGCAGGGATGCGCTCCCATGCCGGGGTCGCCAGCAAAATGTTTAAAACATTAGCAGATGAAGGCATCAATATCCGTATGATTTCCACCTCTGAAATCAAAGTTGCAGTGGTGGTGGATGAGAAATACCTGGAATTGGCGGTACGTGTCTTGCACGACGCATTTGGCTTGGCTCAAGCAACGGCCTGA